The Ignavibacteria bacterium genome has a segment encoding these proteins:
- a CDS encoding PD-(D/E)XK nuclease family protein, translating into MKEVSPQCIKIGVVEGEEGLLEISISKAKKWQSCQKAFAYRYNDKLRPKKKATALRRGTWVHSCLEQRALGNDWVKVIKDLKAQEYDKLFLEEKVELGDLPTEVFRMMRAYHQTYLKVDAEYETVRAEQDFMIRVPGTKIVLVGKIDAIIRHRVSRKVWIVEHKTVGKDIPSEDYRMSDGQTAVYSWVLEQIAPILGFKPGDVAGVLMDYIKTKPPTIPDMLKNGTMSRRRISCDRYTY; encoded by the coding sequence ATGAAGGAAGTTTCACCACAGTGCATTAAAATAGGAGTGGTGGAAGGCGAGGAAGGCCTTCTGGAGATTTCAATATCTAAAGCGAAGAAATGGCAATCTTGCCAGAAGGCCTTCGCTTATCGGTACAACGATAAACTGAGACCCAAGAAAAAGGCTACAGCCCTCAGACGTGGTACATGGGTACATAGTTGCCTTGAGCAACGTGCCCTTGGTAACGATTGGGTGAAGGTCATTAAGGATCTCAAAGCTCAGGAATATGACAAACTGTTTCTGGAGGAGAAAGTTGAACTGGGTGACCTCCCCACGGAGGTATTTCGTATGATGAGGGCCTACCATCAGACATACCTGAAAGTGGATGCTGAGTACGAGACCGTACGTGCTGAACAAGACTTTATGATACGGGTACCTGGAACCAAAATTGTCCTAGTGGGAAAGATTGATGCCATCATCAGACACAGGGTTAGTAGAAAGGTATGGATTGTGGAGCATAAGACGGTGGGTAAGGACATACCTAGTGAAGATTACAGAATGTCAGACGGTCAGACAGCTGTATATAGTTGGGTACTAGAACAAATCGCGCCAATACTTGGCTTCAAGCCTGGAGATGTTGCAGGGGTCCTGATGGACTATATCAAAACGAAGCCACCTACAATTCCTGATATGTTGAAAAATGGGACTATGTCACGTAGAAGGATAAGTTGTGACCGTTACACGTAT